In the Henningerozyma blattae CBS 6284 chromosome 8, complete genome genome, one interval contains:
- the MRPL31 gene encoding mitochondrial 54S ribosomal protein mL60 (similar to Saccharomyces cerevisiae MRPL31 (YKL138C); ancestral locus Anc_2.428) has protein sequence MFKVSQPLLGGLLWKRSWRMSRPQKQRLRGRLTQIDKVIETVTTGLKQELLKTQSLGEPLILPQIVKDLNNSKIFPKESQMLPRDKYTVFDKKVRGYRKSVHHVPKWTKISQRTNPENY, from the coding sequence ATGTTTAAAGTTAGTCAACCATTGCTGGGAGGTTTGCTATGGAAGAGATCATGGCGAATGTCAAGACCTCAAAAACAACGTTTAAGAGGGAGATTGACTCAAATAGATAAAGTGATTGAAACTGTAACGACCGGTCTAaaacaagaattattaaaaacacAATCTCTAGGAGAACCATTAATTCTACCGCAGATAGTTAAAGATCTaaataattccaaaatttttccaaaagaGAGTCAAATGCTACCACGAGATAAATATACagtatttgataaaaaagtTAGGGGCTATCGTAAAAGTGTTCATCATGTACCCAAATGGACAAAAATATCTCAAAGAACTAATCCTGAAAACTATTAA
- the CTK1 gene encoding cyclin-dependent serine/threonine protein kinase CTK1 (similar to Saccharomyces cerevisiae CTK1 (YKL139W); ancestral locus Anc_2.425), whose product MAFHDRERSSKIGSNNSNPQSTGSNTSNASKRNYITKHIPRGPRKRPSNNSNISNSNEHTSTDYNDSLSNNPLAKRLKPAHTHQNNSINNADNRYKEKSSSRTNSRYRGANDQSNNTSNSTNSNDRYLNSNSRRRNSHRRSQNSNSGPNSGNNTRSSSRYQGQINNSNSRYNTSNQHDDTNNKNDSNYSITNVTENEELISRKNMSNSASRYGKKGRNIRYSNTSGSTTNQKGIITNSRNSNDRSTNGSTYNDIKLRLPKGPKSFTSTTDISTTSSNLPNSNKNTNLHIDINSNNANNNIISQISKHIKFSILKQKRSSSVYERLLQVGEGTYGKVYKAKNRINWRNCCIEKLRLEGEKEGFPITSIREVKLLQTFNHENISKLTEIMCESQRIIYMIFEYSDNDLSGILLDKKLTIKPNQCKHLFKQLLLGIDYLHDNFILHRDIKGSNILVNNKGILKITDFGLARKMKLNYNINNDDNSNKNNMQYSEPPPENDYTNRVITLWYRPPELLMGTTNYSSEVDMWGCGCLLVELFNKTAIFQGINEIEQINSIFKILGTPNLNTWPEFHKMPWFFMILPFLKQNYEFKYFEKFRKLLPTEECYNLSLGLLDYNPKKRLNAKEALNSQYFKEDPLPEPLVLEGYVGRHEYEVKQARKLQKKKESGSGLGSHNTNNNTGNNNNNNSSHNPSVINHTNSNSNSNSNTHSSRSRSTSISADASLNTKK is encoded by the coding sequence ATGGCGTTTCATGACAGAGAAAGATCCTCCAAAATTGGTAGCAATAATTCCAATCCACAATCTACCGGTTCTAATACGTCCAATGCAAGCAAACGAAACTATATCACCAAGCATATTCCTAGAGGGCCAAGGAAGAGGCCTTCCAACAATAGCAACATTTCTAATAGCAATGAGCACACTTCAACAGATTATAATGATAGCCTAAGTAATAATCCATTAGCCAAACGACTAAAACCAGCCCATACTCACCAGAACAACTCAATAAATAATGCCGATAATCGGTATAAAGAAAAGAGTTCTTCAAGGACAAATTCTCGATATCGTGGGGCAAATGATCaaagtaataataccaGTAACAGTACAAATTCTAATGATCGTTATTTAAATAGTAAttcaagaagaagaaacagTCATCGTAGAAgtcaaaattcaaattcaggCCCAAATTCTGGAAATAATACACGGTCGAGTTCACGTTATCAAGgacaaataaataatagtaattcAAGGTATAACACTTCAAATCAACATGATGacactaataataaaaatgattcaaattattcCATAACAAATGTAACAGAAAATGAGGAACTCATCTCTAGGAAAAATATGAGTAATTCAGCTTCAAGATATGGGAAGAAAGGCAGGAATATTAGATATTCTAATACTAGTGGTAGTACTACTAATCAAAAGggaattattacaaatagCAGAAATTCAAACGATCGTAGCACAAATGGTAGCACATATAACGATATTAAACTAAGACTACCGAAAGGACCAAAATCATTCACTTCCACTACTGATATCTCAACCACTTCTTCAAATCTacctaattcaaataaaaatacaaatttacATATAGATatcaattctaataatgctaataataatataattagtCAAATAAGCAAgcatattaaattttcaattttaaagcAAAAGAGAAGCTCCTCAGTTTATGAAAGACTATTACAGGTTGGTGAAGGTACCTATGGTAAAGTTTATAAAGCTAAAAATAGGATCAACTGGAGAAATTGTTGCATTGAAAAACTAAGGTTAGAAGGTGAAAAGGAGGGCTTTCCAATAACATCTATTCGAGAagttaaattattacaaactTTTAATcatgaaaatatttcaaaattaactGAAATCATGTGTGAATCACAGAGGATCATTTATAtgatatttgaatattctgataatgatttatcgggtatattattagataaaaaattgacAATTAAACCTAATCAGTGTAAACATTTATTTAAACAGTTATTGTTGGGTATTGATTATTTGCAcgataattttattttacatcGAGATATAAAAGGTTCAAACATTCTcgttaataataaaggcatattaaaaataacagACTTTGGTTTAGCACgtaaaatgaaattaaattacaatattaataatgatgataatagcaataaaaataatatgcaATATTCAGAGCCCCCACCTGAAAATGATTACACGAATAGAGTTATAACGTTATGGTATAGGCCACCTGAGCTTTTAATGGGTACTACAAATTATTCAAGTGAAGTTGATATGTGGGGATGTGGATGTTTATTAGTCGAACTATTTAATAAGACAGCCATTTTCCAAGGTATTAACGAAATTGAGCAAATAAATTccatatttaaaatattaggtactccaaatttaaatacatGGCCAGAATTTCATAAAATGCCATGGTTCTTCATGATATTGCCCTTCTTGAAACAAAACTATGAATTTAAGTATTTTGagaaatttagaaaattattgCCCACCGAGGAATGTTATAATCTATCACTGGGTTTATTAGATTATAATCcaaagaaaagattaaatgCTAAGGAAGCTTTGAACAGTCAATATTTTAAGGAGGATCCATTACCAGAGCCATTGGTTTTAGAAGGATACGTTGGAAGACATGAATATGAAGTGAAGCAAGCGAGAAAATtgcaaaagaaaaaagagaGCGGTTCTGGTTTGGGTTCtcataatactaataataatactggtaataataacaacaataattcCAGCCATAACCCTAGCGTAATCAATCAtacaaattctaattctaattctaattctaatacaCATTCTAGCAGAAGTAGAAGTACTAGCATAAGTGCTGATGCCAGCTTGAATACTAAAAAGTGA
- the HSK3 gene encoding Hsk3p (similar to Saccharomyces cerevisiae HSK3 (YKL138C-A); ancestral locus Anc_2.426), whose product MNPTKERQYQHLAQQLETLQNNLKITNGELVKLNNSVNKNMIDQIGKINYAWFFGSKECFEERFSNRNDPIN is encoded by the coding sequence ATGAACCCCACTAAAGAAAGACAATATCAACATCTTGCTCAACAACTGGAAACacttcaaaataatttaaaaataacaaatggAGAGTTAGTGAAACTGAATAATTCtgttaataaaaacatGATAGATCAAATAGggaaaattaattatgCCTGGTTTTTTGGTTCAAAAGAATGCTTTGAAGAGAGATTTTCTAATAGAAACGATCCAATAAActga
- the TBLA0H00390 gene encoding uncharacterized protein (similar to Saccharomyces cerevisiae SPC24 (YMR117C); ancestral locus Anc_2.427), with protein sequence MQSHLQDAQALLAEVTESFQSERETKQIQNINRTINEIRSTTEAQIAVKSNKLHILQQQVDTNSNQIQLLQDMIHNINDQSQGPDEVLALLNTTKVELKSLENEVSQLQDLYYTLEDEAAKEHSLQQLIAVEHHHATDNKDLINASQIAAFGLLAGINPSYNLDHVLLMDNKGKVHQIKKDDTLSQFETTQKIWKLIEERVNK encoded by the coding sequence ATGCAAAGTCATTTACAAGACGCTCAAGCTTTACTGGCAGAAGTTACTGAGAGTTTCCAATCAGAAAGAgaaacaaaacaaatacaaaatattaataggACGATAAATGAGATACGATCTACTACTGAAGCACAAATAGCTGTGAAGTCTAATAAGCTTCATATCCTCCAACAGCAAGTTGATACCAATAGtaatcaaattcaattactTCAAGATATGATTCATAATATAAATGATCAATCACAGGGGCCCGATGAAGTTTTAGCTTTATTAAATACTACTAAAGTGGAGCTAAAATCCTTGGAAAATGAAGTCTCACAGTTACAGGATCTCTATTATACTCTTGAAGATGAGGCAGCTAAAGAGCACTCTTTGCAACAACTAATAGCAGTCGAACATCATCATGCTACTGATAATAAGGATCTAATTAATGCAAGCCAGATAGCTGCATTTGGCTTATTAGCAGGTATTAATCCATCTTATAATTTAGATCATGTATTATTGATGGATAATAAAGGTAAGGTGcatcaaattaaaaaagatgaTACCTTATCACAATTTGAAACAACGCAAAAGATTTGGAAATTGATAGAAGAAAgagtaaataaataa